In a genomic window of Thermoanaerobaculales bacterium:
- a CDS encoding DHH family phosphoesterase, translating to MSRSTEAPSRLAKLSSVLDGAKTMLIVMQNSPDPDAIAAAAGLREIANDRHGIACSVAHAGTIGRAENQELLRYLGLKARSLGELEHERFDRIGMVDAQPGAGNVTFDPTVRLDVVIDHHPIRRETRSARFTDVRSRYGATSTILYEYLHEAGIELPVPLATAMVYGIRSDTQDLGRESTRADIDAYLDLYPLANLRALGRIVSAPLPRTYFSNLKQAIGNAMIHGSCVVSFLGRLDSPEMVAEAADLLLRVEGMRWSMCIGLIDGWLHLSLRTFDREADAGKVARHLGGRRGFGGGHQSLAAAQIPLPPGAGPGPEVRRLVRSLVRRFIKMTGNPGDPPEPLCKPNSS from the coding sequence GTGTCACGGTCCACGGAGGCGCCGAGCCGGCTCGCCAAGCTGTCCTCGGTGCTCGACGGCGCCAAGACCATGCTCATCGTGATGCAGAACAGCCCCGACCCGGACGCCATCGCCGCGGCCGCCGGGCTGCGGGAGATCGCGAACGACCGCCACGGCATCGCCTGCTCGGTGGCGCACGCGGGCACGATCGGCCGGGCCGAGAACCAGGAGCTCCTGCGCTACCTGGGCTTGAAGGCCCGCTCACTCGGCGAGCTCGAGCACGAGCGGTTCGATCGCATCGGCATGGTCGACGCCCAGCCCGGCGCCGGCAACGTGACCTTCGACCCGACGGTCCGCCTCGACGTGGTGATCGACCACCACCCGATCCGGCGCGAGACGCGGTCGGCGCGCTTCACCGACGTCCGCAGCCGCTACGGGGCGACGTCGACCATCCTCTACGAGTACCTGCACGAGGCCGGCATCGAGCTGCCGGTCCCGCTCGCCACAGCCATGGTCTACGGCATCCGCTCCGACACCCAGGATCTCGGCCGCGAGAGCACGCGCGCCGACATCGACGCCTACCTCGATCTCTACCCGCTCGCCAACCTCAGGGCGCTCGGGCGGATCGTCTCGGCGCCGCTGCCGCGCACCTACTTCTCGAACCTGAAGCAGGCGATCGGCAACGCCATGATCCACGGCAGCTGCGTCGTCTCATTCCTCGGACGCCTCGACAGCCCCGAGATGGTGGCCGAGGCCGCGGACCTGCTGCTGCGCGTGGAGGGCATGCGGTGGTCGATGTGCATCGGCCTGATCGACGGCTGGCTCCACCTCAGCCTGCGCACCTTCGACCGCGAGGCGGACGCCGGCAAGGTTGCGCGGCACCTCGGCGGCCGGCGCGGCTTCGGCGGGGGCCACCAGTCGCTGGCCGCGGCCCAGATCCCGCTGCCGCCGGGGGCCGGCCCGGGCCCCGAGGTCCGGCGCCTGGTCCGCAGCCTTGTCCGGCGGTTCATCAAGATGACGGGCAACCCCGGCGACCCGCCCGAGCCCCTCTGCAAGCCCAACTCGAGCTGA